The Parus major isolate Abel chromosome 4, Parus_major1.1, whole genome shotgun sequence genome has a window encoding:
- the SGCB gene encoding beta-sarcoglycan gives MAAAAPEQQSSNGPVKKSMREKAVERRNVNKEHNSNFKAGYIPIDEDRLHKTGLRGRKGNLAICVIVVLFILAVINLIITLVIWAVIRIGPNGCDSMEFHESGLLRFKQVSDMGVIHPLYKSTVGGRRNEDLVITGNNQPIVFQQGTTKLSVEKDKTSITSDIGMEFVDPRTQNTLFSTDYETHEFHLPNGVKILNVQKASTERITSNATSDLNIKVDGRAIVRGNEGVFITGKTIEFRMGGNMELKAENSIILNGTVMVSPSRLPSSSYGEQFNNGNWLRFKLCMCADGTLFKVQVTGHNMGCQTSVNPCGATH, from the exons ATGGCGGCGGCCGCCCCCGAGCAG CAAAGTTCTAACGGCCCGGTGAAGAAGTCTATGCGAGAGAAGGCTGTGGAACGCAGGAATGTTAATAAGGAGCACAACAGTAACTTTAAAGCAGGATATATTCCAATTGATGAAGATCGTCTCCATAAGACAGGGTTACGTGGCAGGAAAGGCAATTTGGCCATATGTGTGAttgttgttctttttattttggccGTCATCAATCTAATA ATTACCCTGGTTATCTGGGCAGTGATAAGAATTGGTCCCAATGGTTGTGACAGTATGGAATTCCACGAGAGTGGCTTGCTGCGGTTTAAGCAAGTGTCTGACATGGGTGTTATACATCCCTTATATAAAAGCACAGTAGGAGGGAGACGGAATGAAGACTTGGTGATCACTGGGAATAATCAGCCT ATTGTATTTCAGCAAGGAACGACCAAGCTGAGCgtggaaaaagacaaaacttcTATTACCAGTGATATTGGCATGGAATTTGTTGACCCACGAACACAAAATACTTTGTTCAGCACCGACTATGAAACTCATGAGTTTCATCTGCCAAATGGAGTTAAAATCTTGAATGTACAAAAGGCCTCTACAGAGAGG ATTACCAGCAATGCAACCAGTGATCTAAACATAAAGGTTGATGGTCGTGCCATTGTCCGGGGAAATGAAGGTGTTTTCATCACAGGCAAGACAATTGAGTTTCGAATGGGTGGAAACATGGAACTAAAAGCA GAAAACAGCATCATCCTGAACGGAACTGTGATGGTTAGCCCGTCACGACTGCCAAGTTCCTCTTACGGGGAGCAGTTCAATAACGGCAACTGGCTGCGCTTCAAGCTCTGCATGTGTGCGGACGGGACGCTGTTCAAGGTCCAGGTGACAGGGCATAACATGGGCTGTCAGACCTCTGTCAACCCGTGTGGAGCCACGCACTAA